Part of the Caulobacter sp. SL161 genome is shown below.
CAGCAGGCCGTCGCGGGCGTGCGGCAGCGGAAGCTGGGCCCGACGGCGGGCGACGGCGGCGTCGACCGCCAGGATGCGGCCCTCGAAGGCCGCCGACACGCGCTCGTCCAGCCAGGCGCGCAGGGCCGCGCCCCGGACCTTGTCGGCGCGTTCGGCGCGTACAGCGGCGGTCTCCAGCTCCATCAGGGTGATCGCTGAGATGAACAGGTTCGTCCGCGCCACGCCCGCGGCCCAGGCGGTCAGGCCAGGGTCGGTCGCGCCGGCCTTGGCGTGGCGCAGCTCATAGACGACCTCTGTGTCTAGCAGGTGCATCAGCGGTCCCAGCGCTCGGGCGTCAGGTCGAGGGCGGGGGAGGGCGCGGGCATGGCCAGCAGGTCGACGATCGTCTCGCGCTGACCCGAGAGCCGGCGATAGGTCTCGACGCTCATCAGCACGTGGGTGGGGCGGCCACGGTCGGTGATGAACACCGGCTCGATTCGCGCCGCGCGCTTGGCCTGGGTGACATCCTGGTTGAACGCGCGGCTGGTGACG
Proteins encoded:
- a CDS encoding type II toxin-antitoxin system VapC family toxin produces the protein MHLLDTEVVYELRHAKAGATDPGLTAWAAGVARTNLFISAITLMELETAAVRAERADKVRGAALRAWLDERVSAAFEGRILAVDAAVARRRAQLPLPHARDGLLAATALEHGLTLATRETAIFAKVLRLKLFNPWSYKPEALDDEEDWGLAAKAGGQWLRNIFVRG
- a CDS encoding type II toxin-antitoxin system Phd/YefM family antitoxin, giving the protein MKVVTSRAFNQDVTQAKRAARIEPVFITDRGRPTHVLMSVETYRRLSGQRETIVDLLAMPAPSPALDLTPERWDR